The Nitrospinaceae bacterium genome contains a region encoding:
- a CDS encoding ATP-grasp domain-containing protein produces MSTSIFEFRERLAAAAPPSAEFGFQGLRAADSIAVESSLPLSFIVACDWGIDGPKWNSRLKYFAVEKDTGKRIVWTHTSIVEAYKGEWGTKIQAHLTSGETPRIVIPYRSTEFLEQLASESDGRISILANPLALKTRLDDKVAFRQEAEERGIAVAPGETIAIGDLSADLIQKWGPKIILNEQIGSSGNQTHLIETSDELSTLKKLLIEKSGEDTPIIVCRFLSGPALGAAAIVFRGRTRMSYPSVMITGLPGSSMHRFDYAGSDYGAYHRLSDSAREKIRAHTLTFGKWASELGYKGLFGVDFVVHNGEPYALELNPRLLGTSQLMTELELHENPGPPTISWHLAELLGAGVQDDETKPELERIGTSSLHGFQLLLRNTRPHRVRIQSAVKPGIYTLPGETPVFIRDGDRIADLEGPEEILVTCSPPESGTVVEPRGAFFKLEGLGRLLDDNGESVTPMTTQMVNSFTVALQLTANVQGDAR; encoded by the coding sequence ATGTCCACATCAATATTCGAATTCCGCGAGCGGTTGGCCGCAGCAGCTCCACCATCGGCGGAATTTGGCTTTCAGGGCCTCCGGGCGGCCGATTCCATCGCCGTTGAGTCATCCCTGCCCTTAAGTTTCATCGTGGCATGCGATTGGGGGATAGATGGGCCTAAATGGAATTCTCGACTCAAGTATTTTGCCGTTGAAAAGGATACTGGAAAGCGAATCGTCTGGACCCACACCTCCATCGTCGAGGCCTACAAAGGCGAATGGGGAACGAAAATACAGGCCCACCTCACATCAGGCGAGACTCCCCGCATCGTCATCCCCTATCGCTCGACAGAATTTCTCGAACAACTGGCTAGCGAATCAGACGGGAGAATCTCGATTCTCGCAAATCCTTTGGCCCTAAAAACCCGTCTCGACGACAAGGTGGCTTTTCGCCAAGAGGCGGAAGAAAGAGGAATTGCCGTGGCGCCCGGCGAGACAATTGCGATTGGCGATCTATCGGCTGATTTGATTCAGAAATGGGGACCCAAGATCATCTTAAACGAGCAAATCGGCTCATCGGGCAATCAAACCCACCTCATCGAGACATCGGATGAACTCTCCACACTCAAAAAACTTCTTATTGAAAAATCAGGCGAGGACACCCCGATTATTGTTTGTCGATTTTTGAGCGGCCCTGCGCTCGGCGCCGCCGCGATTGTTTTCAGGGGCCGCACGAGGATGTCCTATCCCTCGGTAATGATCACAGGTCTTCCCGGCTCCTCTATGCACCGCTTTGATTATGCGGGGAGTGATTACGGTGCTTATCATCGCCTTTCGGACTCGGCCCGCGAGAAAATTCGCGCCCATACCCTGACCTTCGGCAAGTGGGCCTCTGAGCTGGGCTACAAGGGCCTATTCGGGGTTGATTTTGTCGTCCATAATGGCGAGCCGTATGCATTGGAACTAAATCCCCGACTCCTGGGCACGAGCCAGTTGATGACTGAACTTGAGCTTCATGAGAATCCGGGCCCGCCAACAATTTCCTGGCATCTGGCTGAGCTCCTCGGGGCAGGTGTTCAAGATGATGAGACCAAGCCCGAATTGGAGCGCATCGGCACGTCATCGCTCCACGGTTTTCAGCTTTTACTTAGAAACACCCGACCTCACCGCGTCCGCATTCAAAGTGCCGTAAAACCAGGAATATATACGCTACCGGGCGAGACCCCTGTATTTATCAGAGATGGAGACAGGATCGCCGACCTTGAAGGGCCCGAGGAGATCCTCGTCACCTGCTCGCCACCAGAATCAGGTACTGTCGTAGAGCCCCGTGGCGCATTCTTTAAACTTGAAGGCCTGGGGAGACTCCTTGATGATAACGGGGAATCTGTCACCCCCATGACCACCCAAATGGTCAATTCATTCACTGTCGCTTTGCAGCTTACTGCCAACGTTCAAGGAGATGCACGGTGA
- a CDS encoding cyclic nucleotide-binding domain-containing protein yields the protein MSNFIKRLFNVREDEFLVFISFFVFYFLIGLQFSIGLSVSEALFLSHPKVGPGFLPYMYIFNSLVIIVVSMVYGSFTDKMSIPSMFKAVLAFFIGLVFLIRLAISVDIQVMEFPIALPFLHTLFVMFTNMVPNNFRAFYGLYLDVLQSKRLVPIILTGGRYGGIVGGFSIPILVAILGNVANLLYFWIATIVASIFFITAIQVRLSNHLIDKSVAPKKKAAGKSKRQGGIALMKTNRYVAAFSIFSFLIILLRSFQDFQYSVIFREVFQDKAQLASFLGMFTGIGSAFALLVQTFITPRIIRRLGLGTANLLYPFTTLLGLGAMTLLPGFYAAVFLRFNNKNLQESIRNPINALLYNALPTNIRGRVGAFVAGQVVAIASILSGIILLVIRPTGLALFPLSPRWVAGITFFIAIGYLAAGFILRSEYSAALRKMLEERNLGLFRFAQQGFGEIDEQSMSFLVKNLHEGDDDLCVYAAGMLADTGEAKAIGFIMDEIPRRKGECLCQLLRLLAGTPDIKENERARKIWERMLNAEDDECRRATMDAIVEAGLVDDFVEEIQDSLTHDSPLVRARAIQLLVHSDDLFYLAAGLQVLHTMLEEGTQEERVCALKCIGELENPRFVKRVVPYLSNSDVAVRESAMESVERLLKDNIHEARHLDEIINLALKDSEVSIRRRGVHLLGKRGSKSDFEHLLASLSDTDVLVRNEAVNSLKEIKRRDALSLEGGALIAIFGRWLAPAQNGNSPQEVNSDELTEGLTEFSLEHLLGVYEMINHLHTIERRGVSEPYVMLHRALSDKVQERQTLILQLLGVIGDEKTVDTVSESLARGEKSSRAIAIETLSNVNAVGDMRQLILMLEPLLLDGTTVEKLNEGRKAWTLASVEFNEVLQIYVDSLDPWIRAVATDAAGHFIAEDKSASSLSKSTLGEALHRWSTHLRLLASDDDIYVREAAVGAMSQMSLHESEDKKEWIEVAANDPDERVRTQAKRAQAQIKAGGENAGGREMLSTIEKALFLKGVKLFDSMTSDQFRVLSDISSEFHFKPNTLIFEEDDPCDYLYVIVDGEVDIMKVFGKEEQKLATLGVSSSFGEIALFGDEGRTAGAKAGDTEVTLLGIEKDPLLALINKNPSISIAIIYELSSIVRTQDTARTVSTQEES from the coding sequence ATGTCTAACTTTATCAAACGTCTTTTCAATGTTCGCGAAGATGAATTTCTCGTCTTCATATCATTCTTTGTGTTCTATTTTTTAATCGGACTGCAATTCTCAATCGGCCTTTCCGTGTCGGAAGCGCTCTTTTTATCCCACCCGAAAGTAGGGCCCGGATTCCTCCCCTACATGTACATATTCAACTCGCTGGTGATCATCGTCGTCAGCATGGTTTACGGCTCCTTCACCGACAAAATGTCGATACCCTCGATGTTCAAAGCGGTCCTTGCATTTTTTATCGGTCTGGTCTTTTTAATCCGGCTCGCCATCTCGGTGGACATCCAGGTGATGGAATTCCCTATCGCCCTGCCTTTCCTACACACCCTATTCGTGATGTTCACGAACATGGTTCCAAACAACTTTCGTGCCTTCTACGGCTTGTATCTAGATGTTCTCCAATCCAAGAGATTGGTCCCAATCATTCTGACTGGTGGGCGATACGGCGGCATTGTCGGCGGCTTCTCCATCCCGATACTCGTCGCAATCCTTGGAAATGTGGCCAACCTTCTTTATTTCTGGATCGCCACTATCGTTGCTTCCATATTTTTTATAACTGCGATTCAGGTTCGGCTGAGCAACCATCTGATCGACAAATCTGTTGCACCCAAGAAAAAAGCCGCTGGCAAATCAAAAAGACAGGGCGGCATCGCCCTAATGAAAACGAACAGATATGTCGCGGCATTTTCTATTTTCAGTTTTCTTATTATCCTCTTGAGAAGTTTCCAAGACTTCCAGTACAGCGTCATCTTTAGAGAAGTATTCCAGGACAAGGCCCAACTTGCCTCCTTTCTGGGAATGTTCACCGGAATTGGAAGCGCTTTTGCGCTGCTGGTACAAACCTTCATCACGCCCCGCATTATTCGCCGACTAGGCTTGGGAACCGCCAATCTACTCTACCCCTTCACGACCCTGCTCGGCCTTGGCGCCATGACACTCCTTCCCGGCTTCTACGCTGCGGTGTTCCTGCGTTTCAACAACAAGAATCTCCAAGAATCCATTAGAAATCCCATCAACGCACTTTTATATAATGCGTTGCCAACGAACATTCGCGGTCGCGTGGGCGCCTTCGTGGCCGGCCAGGTGGTCGCTATCGCCAGCATACTTAGCGGCATTATCCTGCTCGTCATCCGGCCCACGGGCTTGGCACTGTTCCCTCTTAGCCCACGATGGGTCGCCGGTATCACCTTCTTCATCGCAATAGGATATCTGGCCGCAGGATTTATCCTTCGTAGCGAATACTCTGCTGCGCTCCGAAAAATGCTTGAAGAACGTAACCTCGGCCTTTTCCGTTTTGCCCAACAGGGGTTCGGCGAAATCGATGAGCAAAGCATGTCGTTCCTCGTGAAAAATCTTCACGAAGGCGATGATGATCTATGTGTTTACGCGGCGGGGATGCTAGCAGACACAGGGGAGGCCAAGGCCATTGGATTCATCATGGATGAAATCCCTCGCCGCAAAGGCGAGTGCCTATGCCAATTGCTCCGCCTTCTGGCCGGAACCCCAGACATAAAGGAAAATGAGCGGGCCAGAAAAATATGGGAGCGCATGCTCAACGCTGAGGACGATGAGTGCCGCCGGGCCACAATGGATGCAATCGTCGAGGCGGGTCTGGTCGATGACTTTGTCGAGGAGATACAGGATAGCCTGACCCACGACTCTCCCCTCGTGCGCGCTCGCGCCATACAGCTTCTTGTTCATTCAGACGATCTGTTCTATCTCGCTGCGGGGCTTCAAGTTCTGCATACCATGCTTGAGGAGGGCACCCAGGAGGAGCGGGTATGCGCCCTAAAATGCATTGGAGAGCTTGAAAATCCACGTTTCGTTAAGCGGGTTGTTCCCTATCTTTCCAATAGTGATGTCGCTGTTCGAGAATCCGCCATGGAATCGGTCGAGCGCCTACTCAAGGATAATATTCATGAGGCCCGACATCTTGACGAAATCATAAATCTCGCCCTCAAGGATTCCGAGGTCTCCATACGCCGAAGGGGGGTCCACCTTCTCGGCAAAAGGGGGAGCAAGTCGGATTTCGAGCATCTGTTGGCCTCGCTATCCGACACCGACGTCCTGGTCCGCAACGAGGCGGTGAATTCACTCAAGGAAATAAAGCGTCGAGATGCGCTCTCGCTTGAAGGAGGTGCCCTGATTGCTATTTTCGGGCGCTGGCTAGCACCCGCCCAGAACGGCAACTCGCCGCAAGAGGTGAACTCCGATGAGTTGACCGAAGGGTTGACGGAATTCTCGCTTGAGCACCTGCTCGGGGTCTACGAGATGATTAACCACCTTCACACCATTGAGAGAAGGGGTGTGAGCGAGCCCTATGTCATGCTCCACAGGGCGTTGTCGGATAAGGTCCAGGAGCGTCAAACCCTTATTCTCCAGCTACTAGGTGTCATCGGGGATGAGAAGACCGTCGATACGGTATCCGAATCCCTTGCCCGGGGAGAGAAATCCTCTCGTGCGATAGCCATCGAAACACTCAGCAATGTTAATGCAGTTGGTGATATGCGCCAGTTGATCCTCATGCTCGAGCCACTCCTTCTCGATGGCACCACGGTTGAAAAACTCAACGAGGGCCGCAAGGCATGGACGCTGGCCTCTGTTGAGTTTAATGAAGTCCTCCAAATCTATGTGGACTCATTGGACCCATGGATTCGCGCCGTTGCGACCGATGCCGCCGGACATTTTATCGCAGAGGACAAAAGCGCCTCTTCTCTATCAAAAAGCACCCTAGGAGAGGCACTTCACAGATGGTCCACACACCTCCGTTTACTTGCCAGCGACGATGACATCTATGTTCGCGAGGCCGCCGTCGGCGCCATGAGCCAGATGTCTCTTCACGAAAGCGAAGATAAAAAAGAATGGATAGAGGTCGCCGCCAATGACCCGGATGAAAGAGTTCGTACCCAAGCCAAGCGTGCGCAAGCTCAAATCAAGGCAGGGGGCGAAAATGCGGGGGGCCGCGAGATGCTATCAACTATCGAAAAAGCCCTGTTTCTCAAGGGAGTCAAGCTATTCGACTCGATGACCTCTGATCAATTCAGAGTTTTGAGTGATATTTCCTCTGAATTTCATTTTAAACCGAACACTCTCATATTCGAGGAGGATGACCCCTGCGACTACTTGTACGTAATAGTGGACGGAGAGGTCGATATTATGAAAGTTTTCGGAAAAGAGGAGCAAAAGCTAGCCACACTCGGTGTATCCTCCTCTTTTGGTGAAATCGCCTTGTTTGGAGATGAGGGACGCACAGCTGGCGCCAAGGCTGGAGACACCGAAGTCACCCTCTTGGGTATCGAAAAAGACCCGCTTCTGGCGCTCATTAACAAAAATCCTTCGATATCCATCGCCATAATCTATGAGTTGAGTTCAATCGTACGCACCCAGGACACGGCCAGAACGGTATCCACCCAAGAGGAGAGCTAA
- a CDS encoding c-type cytochrome: MSSREFRPPEEKTSPVLFFVIGILMVAVTFWVVWDEIFTRRPWKNHQVEFNQMEIRSLSAKLAKSREKFGSKIAKLDTAIAKSETSLASDAEIAKFKVGLEKLKLEAFEKVQELGFAKANFDEAYFELNEGIRQGKDISAESKHVDELRKEIERLKKPAESAEAARDAVDIKIKAKYQALENLKKQRRGVAGEVSGLERRLEAVGKRTLDIKQIVLKAYERNNFNEPVLRADRCQSCHLGANRAGFEKSKAPYATHPDKNFYLKKHDLEKIGCQSCHGGQGNALKTADLAHGKDHFWEDKLLSKSEMESKCYACHTNVFNLDRAPILSKGISLVRELGCYGCHNIPGTDDLRKRGPDLSRIQEKVNTGWLVSWIKSPRAYNPRTKMPFFSLNDQETKDIATYIWTSGVRRTPSEKVSGLGDAATIAKGKEIFESVGCLGCHARGAEDDNPGKALEGVTGRPLVIRNRDFAPALANVGLKVQPDWLIRWLKNPKKYWHETTMPSLRLSDTEATSIAAYLFSLSDPSKKATEIALEDKAAFKRGAKLIRQRGCAGCHIIPGMENTSKIGPDLSRFSLKREVELSFGNVVNMKHTWDAWAFGKLKNPKIYQTEREKLLMPNFDLSDEEARNIRTFLRGMGGHGPPHSVHNELDDRGKKIELGRRMLEKYNCNGCHVIENWGGEILRRYKEKNNGPPHLTGEGSKIQPDWFYGFLNDVVILRPWLKVRMPSFEMPQKDAAALVNYFAALDGKLEPYVHFDKKLVSAESLNAGQELFRKAECFSCHGEWPPKAGVEPPSAPDMKYAKKRIRPEWILRWIQNPQKIVPGTKMPVFFEGAGVTANIVRGKLTGQDDGRWVYELTATQEAELAEEKPANLRIGAKSIMVSVVETDEKKIKVSSPENLGASFGRSSITSHGEPIDPELLGGDGLRQIKALRDFIMLGNNFKKPSKASN; encoded by the coding sequence ATGTCTTCACGAGAGTTTCGGCCTCCCGAGGAAAAAACTTCCCCGGTTCTTTTCTTTGTGATCGGCATCCTAATGGTAGCCGTAACCTTCTGGGTCGTATGGGATGAAATCTTTACCCGAAGGCCTTGGAAAAACCATCAGGTTGAATTCAACCAAATGGAGATTCGATCCCTTTCCGCTAAGCTCGCCAAGAGCCGAGAGAAATTTGGCTCAAAAATTGCCAAGCTAGACACCGCAATCGCCAAGAGCGAGACGAGCCTGGCCTCCGATGCCGAGATTGCAAAATTTAAGGTGGGGCTTGAGAAACTAAAGCTTGAAGCCTTTGAGAAGGTCCAAGAGTTGGGTTTCGCGAAAGCTAATTTCGATGAAGCCTACTTCGAGCTCAATGAGGGTATTCGGCAAGGCAAGGACATTTCAGCCGAATCGAAGCATGTTGATGAGCTACGCAAGGAAATCGAGCGTCTCAAAAAGCCGGCCGAGTCCGCCGAGGCTGCGCGCGATGCCGTTGATATTAAAATCAAGGCTAAATATCAAGCCCTAGAAAACTTAAAAAAACAACGCCGAGGGGTCGCCGGCGAAGTATCAGGTCTTGAGCGCCGCCTCGAGGCCGTAGGAAAGCGCACCCTCGATATCAAGCAAATCGTCCTCAAAGCCTACGAGCGCAACAATTTCAACGAACCTGTTCTGCGGGCAGACCGGTGCCAGAGTTGTCATCTGGGCGCTAACCGAGCCGGATTTGAGAAGTCTAAAGCACCCTACGCTACGCACCCGGACAAAAATTTCTACCTCAAGAAACACGATCTTGAAAAAATTGGGTGCCAATCTTGCCATGGAGGACAAGGCAACGCCCTCAAGACCGCTGACCTTGCCCACGGCAAAGACCATTTCTGGGAAGATAAATTATTATCAAAATCCGAAATGGAATCCAAGTGCTATGCATGCCACACGAACGTATTCAACCTTGATCGTGCGCCAATACTTTCCAAAGGCATTTCGCTTGTACGCGAACTGGGCTGCTATGGCTGCCATAACATCCCCGGGACCGATGACCTGAGAAAACGAGGGCCCGACCTTTCCCGCATTCAGGAAAAAGTAAACACCGGCTGGCTCGTTTCATGGATAAAGAGTCCTCGTGCCTACAACCCTCGTACAAAGATGCCCTTCTTCAGCCTCAACGACCAAGAAACAAAAGATATCGCCACCTACATCTGGACCTCTGGCGTCAGGCGCACACCCTCAGAGAAAGTTAGCGGCCTTGGCGATGCCGCCACGATCGCCAAGGGCAAGGAAATTTTCGAGTCCGTCGGTTGCCTGGGTTGCCACGCCCGGGGCGCTGAGGATGACAATCCGGGCAAGGCCCTCGAAGGCGTCACGGGACGCCCCCTCGTCATACGCAACCGCGACTTTGCCCCAGCCCTGGCCAACGTCGGCTTAAAGGTACAGCCCGATTGGCTTATCCGCTGGCTGAAAAACCCCAAAAAATACTGGCACGAAACGACGATGCCGAGCTTGCGCCTCTCGGATACCGAGGCCACTTCGATAGCCGCCTACCTCTTCAGCCTCTCGGATCCCTCGAAAAAAGCGACCGAGATAGCCCTGGAAGACAAGGCAGCCTTCAAGCGTGGAGCCAAGTTAATCAGGCAACGGGGCTGCGCCGGGTGCCACATCATCCCCGGCATGGAAAATACCTCTAAAATAGGCCCCGACCTCTCAAGATTCTCACTAAAAAGAGAAGTCGAATTATCATTCGGCAATGTCGTCAACATGAAGCACACCTGGGATGCTTGGGCATTCGGAAAACTCAAAAACCCGAAAATCTATCAGACCGAACGTGAAAAGCTCTTGATGCCGAACTTTGACCTCTCCGATGAGGAGGCCAGAAACATCCGCACCTTCTTGCGCGGAATGGGCGGACATGGCCCACCCCACTCGGTCCACAACGAACTTGATGATCGAGGCAAGAAAATAGAGTTGGGCCGCCGCATGCTTGAAAAATACAACTGCAACGGCTGCCACGTCATTGAAAACTGGGGCGGCGAAATCCTTCGACGCTACAAGGAGAAAAACAACGGTCCGCCCCACCTGACTGGCGAGGGCAGCAAAATTCAGCCCGACTGGTTCTATGGCTTCCTTAATGATGTCGTTATATTGCGCCCCTGGCTAAAGGTACGAATGCCTAGCTTTGAAATGCCTCAAAAGGATGCAGCCGCGCTAGTAAATTATTTTGCCGCACTCGATGGAAAACTGGAGCCTTACGTCCATTTCGACAAAAAGCTGGTCTCAGCAGAATCGCTCAATGCCGGGCAAGAACTCTTCCGAAAAGCAGAGTGCTTCTCGTGCCATGGCGAATGGCCGCCCAAGGCAGGCGTTGAGCCCCCTTCGGCACCAGACATGAAATATGCGAAAAAGCGCATCCGCCCCGAATGGATTCTCCGATGGATTCAGAACCCACAGAAAATCGTACCTGGCACAAAAATGCCCGTATTCTTCGAGGGCGCTGGCGTCACGGCCAATATTGTCAGAGGGAAATTAACTGGGCAGGATGATGGGCGCTGGGTTTATGAGCTAACTGCCACCCAGGAAGCAGAACTAGCCGAGGAAAAACCCGCCAACCTTCGCATCGGCGCCAAATCGATTATGGTTAGCGTGGTGGAAACCGACGAGAAGAAAATAAAGGTTTCGAGCCCTGAGAATCTCGGGGCCTCTTTTGGCCGAAGTAGTATTACAAGCCATGGAGAGCCAATTGATCCGGAACTTCTCGGTGGTGACGGACTTCGTCAAATCAAAGCGCTTCGCGATTTCATCATGCTCGGAAACAACTTCAAGAAGCCCTCTAAAGCCAGCAACTAA
- a CDS encoding potassium channel protein: MKSLWKRLLFAFVVLVLVLLAGVIGYMSIEGWTFFDALYMTVISLTTVGYGEVRDLTTNGRIFTILLLFSGMGILAYGMGTFTAFLVEGQLLDYLRGRQMQKKIQRLRNHFIICGYRGEGRYALEELIKTKTPHVVVDKDLSELKAMFPDEDILTVEGDPTREQTLALANIENAQGLISALSVDSENLLVVLSAREMSTTVRIISCVYERESAQKFQRVGANGTVMADFIGGLRMASEAIRPTVVSFLDTMLRGQDKTLRIEEVRVIEKAVDWVGKTLREIDFPKQTGLLVVAVKSLGSESYIYNPGAEYVVEKDNVFIVIGQIDQVIKMKKLLGHDIQEEDLEESSVSTGSSANSG, from the coding sequence ATGAAATCACTTTGGAAGCGCCTCCTCTTTGCCTTTGTGGTGCTGGTTCTGGTTTTGCTCGCCGGCGTCATTGGATATATGTCGATCGAGGGATGGACTTTTTTCGACGCCCTCTACATGACCGTCATATCTCTCACCACGGTAGGCTATGGGGAAGTACGCGACCTTACCACTAATGGCCGAATTTTCACGATACTCCTCCTTTTCAGCGGAATGGGGATACTCGCGTATGGAATGGGAACTTTTACCGCATTCCTGGTCGAGGGCCAGTTGTTGGACTACCTGAGAGGCCGTCAAATGCAGAAAAAAATTCAGCGACTTCGAAATCACTTTATTATCTGTGGATACCGGGGAGAGGGGCGCTACGCGCTTGAGGAACTTATAAAAACGAAGACGCCTCATGTTGTCGTTGACAAAGATTTGTCCGAATTAAAGGCGATGTTTCCTGATGAGGATATATTGACGGTCGAGGGCGACCCCACGAGAGAGCAAACACTGGCGCTGGCGAATATCGAAAATGCCCAGGGTTTAATTAGTGCGCTCTCCGTTGATAGCGAAAACCTTCTCGTCGTTCTCTCGGCACGCGAGATGAGCACTACCGTTCGTATTATTTCATGTGTGTACGAACGCGAGAGCGCTCAAAAGTTTCAGCGCGTGGGTGCGAATGGAACGGTCATGGCAGACTTCATCGGCGGCCTCCGAATGGCCTCTGAGGCAATACGCCCGACGGTGGTTTCCTTCCTCGATACAATGTTGCGCGGGCAAGACAAGACCCTTCGTATCGAGGAGGTACGGGTGATAGAAAAAGCCGTGGATTGGGTTGGGAAAACACTTAGAGAAATCGATTTCCCCAAACAGACGGGTCTGCTCGTCGTGGCGGTCAAGTCCTTGGGCTCAGAGTCCTATATTTATAATCCCGGGGCCGAATATGTGGTCGAGAAAGATAATGTTTTCATCGTCATCGGCCAAATTGACCAAGTCATCAAGATGAAAAAACTTCTCGGCCACGATATTCAGGAAGAAGACCTTGAGGAAAGCAGCGTCTCCACCGGGAGTTCTGCAAATTCCGGATGA
- a CDS encoding bifunctional (p)ppGpp synthetase/guanosine-3',5'-bis(diphosphate) 3'-pyrophosphohydrolase — translation MPPRLNGLPPARIMDIVDLVEEYAPGHSDLITRAYIYTAKVHRGQSRVSGEPYISHPLEVSRVLAIMRQDPDTVAAGMLHDTVEDTSASIDEIVELFGTHVGELVDGVTKLAKLDNSNPQARQAENYRKMLVAMSHDIRVILIKLADRLHNAMTLEFLPPERRERIARETAQIYAPLANRLGIGWLKGALEDVAFRHLHAAEYQEIDEKLQEGYEDRKLYLEERQELVRKALEEAEIEATVSARFKLHSSIYRKMREQNLDFHQVYDIAGLRIVVEDLKDCYAVLGILHSMWKPIQGRFKDYIALPKSNLYQSLHTTVMGSKGRRIEFQIRTKQMHQMSEEGIAAHWRYKEEGESEDESFDKFEWLRRIVESLSEESDPKNLVDSVRLNLFQDEVFVFTPMSEVKSFSRGATPVDFAYAIHSEVGHHCVGAKINGRIVPLNRPLENGDVVEILTNSQRTPDREWLKSIVTPRAKQQVKMWVRQEQRMRSTDLGRELLEHELNRFRADPADFIKEAPLRKAAETLEVPGEDELLADIGFGRLSARDVVRCLIPDELVQSQEKREKSALRRFVHRVGGKSPTGIILKGQDDTLIHFAKCCDPIPGDPIVGFITRGKGVTVHLEQCQSVQDLLAESERLVDVSWGQEKKNVMHTVSLLVEAVDRPGILAGMSMAIAGCNSNIIRIEAESQEDKAGIRLDVQVHDLAHLNEVLKKTRGVKGVHSVLRVEPRVHRSEVLDETYQD, via the coding sequence ATGCCTCCTAGACTCAATGGCCTACCACCGGCCCGGATAATGGATATCGTCGATCTGGTGGAGGAATACGCCCCGGGACATTCGGATCTCATTACCCGCGCGTATATCTACACAGCGAAAGTGCATCGTGGGCAGTCACGTGTATCGGGCGAGCCCTACATTTCGCATCCCCTTGAAGTCTCTCGTGTCCTTGCCATTATGCGACAAGACCCCGACACCGTTGCTGCCGGCATGCTTCACGACACGGTAGAGGACACTTCTGCCTCAATTGACGAAATTGTCGAGCTATTTGGTACCCATGTGGGCGAACTTGTCGATGGCGTCACCAAACTCGCTAAACTCGATAATTCCAACCCCCAGGCAAGACAGGCCGAGAACTATCGCAAGATGCTTGTTGCAATGTCGCACGACATCCGAGTCATCTTGATCAAGCTAGCCGACCGTCTCCACAACGCCATGACGCTTGAGTTTCTACCGCCCGAAAGGCGGGAGCGCATTGCTCGGGAGACGGCTCAAATTTATGCACCACTCGCAAACCGGCTGGGCATCGGTTGGTTAAAGGGTGCACTCGAGGATGTGGCCTTTCGACATCTTCACGCTGCGGAATATCAGGAAATCGACGAAAAGCTCCAAGAGGGCTACGAGGACAGGAAATTATACCTAGAGGAAAGACAAGAGCTTGTTCGAAAGGCGCTTGAGGAGGCGGAGATTGAGGCTACTGTATCGGCACGCTTCAAGCTCCATTCGAGTATTTACCGAAAAATGCGGGAGCAGAATCTCGATTTTCACCAGGTCTACGATATCGCTGGTCTTCGAATCGTTGTCGAGGATCTGAAAGACTGCTACGCCGTTCTCGGTATATTGCACTCGATGTGGAAGCCGATTCAGGGACGTTTCAAGGACTATATAGCGTTGCCTAAATCGAACCTCTATCAATCGCTCCATACGACCGTCATGGGCTCGAAAGGACGGCGCATCGAATTTCAGATTAGAACCAAGCAAATGCATCAGATGTCCGAGGAGGGCATTGCCGCCCACTGGCGCTATAAAGAGGAGGGGGAGTCCGAGGACGAGAGCTTCGACAAATTCGAGTGGTTGCGTCGAATTGTGGAGAGCCTGAGCGAGGAGTCGGATCCGAAGAATCTGGTCGATTCTGTGCGTCTGAATCTCTTTCAGGACGAGGTTTTTGTGTTTACTCCTATGAGCGAGGTGAAAAGTTTTTCTCGGGGCGCGACGCCAGTCGATTTTGCCTACGCCATTCATTCCGAGGTGGGACATCATTGCGTGGGTGCGAAGATTAACGGTCGAATCGTTCCCCTGAACAGGCCGCTTGAGAATGGTGATGTGGTGGAGATTCTTACCAATAGCCAGCGGACGCCGGATCGCGAGTGGTTAAAATCCATCGTGACGCCCCGAGCCAAGCAGCAGGTAAAAATGTGGGTTCGCCAGGAGCAGCGCATGCGTTCGACGGATTTGGGCCGCGAGCTGCTCGAACACGAATTGAATCGATTTCGGGCCGATCCTGCCGATTTCATCAAAGAGGCGCCTCTCCGTAAGGCCGCCGAGACATTGGAAGTGCCGGGCGAGGACGAGCTCCTGGCTGACATCGGATTCGGTCGTCTTTCGGCTCGAGATGTTGTTCGCTGCCTTATCCCCGACGAGCTTGTTCAAAGCCAGGAGAAGCGTGAGAAATCGGCGCTTCGCCGTTTTGTCCATAGGGTGGGTGGCAAGTCACCCACAGGGATTATTCTCAAGGGGCAGGACGATACCCTGATTCACTTTGCAAAGTGCTGCGACCCGATACCGGGGGACCCAATCGTGGGCTTCATCACACGCGGAAAAGGGGTGACGGTTCATCTTGAACAGTGCCAGAGTGTCCAAGATCTCCTCGCTGAGAGCGAACGGCTGGTCGATGTCTCTTGGGGGCAGGAGAAAAAAAATGTAATGCACACGGTCTCGCTTCTGGTCGAGGCCGTAGATCGCCCGGGGATACTTGCTGGAATGAGCATGGCCATTGCCGGTTGCAATAGCAATATTATTCGCATTGAGGCGGAATCCCAGGAAGATAAGGCTGGAATTCGCCTGGATGTTCAGGTGCACGATTTGGCACACTTAAACGAAGTGCTGAAAAAAACCCGTGGCGTTAAGGGCGTTCATTCCGTGCTCCGTGTCGAGCCCCGCGTGCATCGCAGCGAAGTTTTGGACGAGACTTACCAAGACTAG